A window of Symbiobacterium terraclitae contains these coding sequences:
- the groL gene encoding chaperonin GroEL (60 kDa chaperone family; promotes refolding of misfolded polypeptides especially under stressful conditions; forms two stacked rings of heptamers to form a barrel-shaped 14mer; ends can be capped by GroES; misfolded proteins enter the barrel where they are refolded when GroES binds), producing MPAKQIIFDETARRKLQAGVDALANTVKVTLGPRGRNVVLDKKFGAPAVANDGVTIAREIELEDPFENMGAQLVKEVATKTNDVAGDGTTTSTVLAQAIIKEGLKNVTGGANPMILKRGIEKAVDAAVESLRKMAIPVETNKAIAEVASISANNDREIGELVAKAMDTVGKDGVITVEESKTLQTELETVEGMQFDRGYVSAYFVTDTEKMEAVLNEPYILITDKKISAVQDLLPVLEKVVQRGKPLLIIAEDVEGEALATLVVNKLRGTLQVAAVKAPGFGDRRKAMLEDIAILTGGEVISEELGRKLENATVESFGQARQVRIEKEKTTIIDGAGSAEAIKNRVASIKRQIEETTSDFDREKLQERLAKLAGGVAVIKVGAATEVELKEKKLRIEDALNATRAAVEEGIVAGGGVALLQAQKAIDELIETLHGDEKVGAQIVRRAVEEPLRCIVENGGLEGSVVVEKVRNLPAGHGFDALKEEYVDMVQAGIIDPVKVTRSALQNAASIAALVLTTEAAVTEKPEKKESAPNPGMGGMDMM from the coding sequence ATGCCTGCCAAGCAGATTATCTTCGACGAAACCGCTCGGCGCAAGCTGCAGGCCGGCGTTGATGCTCTTGCGAACACCGTGAAGGTCACCCTGGGTCCCCGTGGCCGGAACGTCGTGCTCGACAAGAAGTTCGGCGCCCCCGCCGTCGCCAATGACGGTGTCACCATCGCCCGCGAGATCGAGCTCGAGGATCCCTTTGAGAACATGGGCGCCCAGCTGGTGAAGGAGGTCGCCACCAAGACCAACGACGTCGCCGGCGACGGCACCACCACCTCCACCGTCCTGGCCCAGGCCATCATCAAGGAGGGCCTGAAGAACGTCACCGGCGGCGCCAACCCGATGATCCTGAAGCGGGGCATCGAGAAGGCCGTCGATGCCGCCGTCGAGTCCCTGCGCAAGATGGCCATCCCCGTCGAGACCAACAAGGCCATCGCCGAGGTCGCCTCCATCTCCGCCAACAACGACCGCGAGATCGGCGAGCTCGTGGCCAAGGCCATGGACACCGTCGGCAAGGACGGCGTCATCACCGTCGAGGAGTCCAAGACCCTCCAGACCGAGCTCGAGACCGTCGAGGGCATGCAGTTCGACCGGGGCTATGTCTCCGCCTACTTCGTCACCGATACGGAGAAGATGGAGGCCGTCCTGAACGAGCCCTATATCCTGATCACCGATAAGAAGATCTCCGCCGTTCAGGACCTGCTGCCCGTGCTGGAGAAGGTCGTGCAGCGCGGCAAGCCCCTGCTGATCATCGCTGAGGACGTCGAGGGCGAGGCCCTGGCCACCCTGGTCGTCAACAAGCTCCGCGGCACCCTGCAGGTCGCGGCCGTCAAGGCCCCGGGCTTCGGCGACCGCCGCAAGGCCATGCTCGAGGACATCGCCATCCTCACCGGCGGCGAGGTCATCTCCGAGGAGCTGGGCCGCAAGCTGGAGAACGCCACCGTCGAGTCCTTCGGCCAGGCCCGCCAGGTCCGCATCGAGAAGGAGAAGACCACGATCATCGACGGCGCCGGCTCCGCCGAGGCCATCAAGAACCGGGTCGCCTCCATCAAGCGGCAGATCGAGGAGACCACGTCCGACTTCGACCGCGAGAAGCTGCAGGAGCGGCTGGCCAAGCTGGCCGGCGGCGTGGCGGTCATCAAGGTCGGCGCGGCCACCGAGGTCGAGCTGAAGGAGAAGAAGCTGCGCATCGAGGACGCCCTGAACGCCACCCGGGCGGCCGTTGAGGAGGGCATCGTCGCCGGCGGCGGCGTCGCGCTGCTCCAGGCCCAGAAGGCCATCGACGAGCTGATCGAGACGCTCCACGGCGACGAGAAGGTCGGCGCCCAGATCGTCCGGCGTGCGGTCGAGGAGCCGCTGCGCTGCATCGTCGAGAACGGCGGCCTCGAGGGCTCCGTCGTCGTCGAGAAGGTCCGCAACCTCCCGGCCGGTCACGGCTTCGACGCCCTGAAGGAGGAGTACGTGGACATGGTCCAGGCCGGCATCATCGACCCGGTCAAGGTCACCCGCTCCGCCCTTCAGAACGCCGCCTCCATCGCCGCCCTGGTCCTGACCACCGAGGCGGCCGTCACCGAGAAGCCCGAGAAGAAGGAGTCCGCCCCGAACCCCGGCATGGGCGGCATGGATATGATGTAG
- the moaC gene encoding cyclic pyranopterin monophosphate synthase MoaC, giving the protein MAELTHLDPRGNARMVDVGAKQETERVAIARAEVRMRPETLALIQSGGVPKGDVIGVARVAGIMAAKRTGELIPLCHPLPITQASVDFAFDEAGGRVLIESRVSTVGRTGVEMEALTACSVAALTIYDMAKAVDKGMVVGEIRLVKKTGGKSGTYVRPGEEVE; this is encoded by the coding sequence ATGGCAGAGCTGACGCATCTGGACCCGCGCGGCAACGCCCGCATGGTCGACGTGGGCGCCAAGCAGGAGACCGAGCGGGTGGCCATCGCCCGGGCGGAGGTGCGGATGCGCCCCGAGACCCTGGCCCTGATCCAGTCGGGCGGCGTGCCCAAGGGCGACGTGATCGGCGTGGCCCGAGTGGCCGGCATCATGGCGGCCAAACGCACGGGCGAGCTGATCCCGCTCTGCCATCCGCTGCCGATCACGCAGGCCAGCGTCGATTTCGCCTTCGACGAGGCCGGCGGCCGGGTGCTGATCGAGTCCCGGGTTTCGACGGTGGGCCGGACCGGGGTGGAGATGGAGGCGCTCACCGCCTGCTCCGTGGCGGCGCTCACCATCTACGACATGGCCAAGGCCGTCGACAAGGGCATGGTGGTCGGCGAGATCCGCCTGGTGAAGAAGACCGGCGGCAAGAGCGGCACCTACGTCCGCCCCGGCGAGGAAGTGGAATAG
- a CDS encoding molybdopterin biosynthesis protein: protein MSKRQIYLESLPHDVALERLLTALDQAGWGPQREVVPTDKALGRITAAPVRARISAPHYNASAVDGIAVKASDTFGATETSPLTLTIGEQAHWVDTGDPLPPGCDAVIMVEHVNLLDDGHHSGARCEILAPVAPWQDVRQIGEDVVATEILLPEGHTIRPQDMGALLAAGILEVPVVRKPVVTFIPTGTEIVEPKADPAPGEIIEFNSRVILSMVSEWGGTPVRGPIVRDDYDLIRRTVREAVAGSDIVIVNAGSSAGSEDYTVHVLKELGQVLAHGVAIRPGKPVMLGLIDGKPFVGLPGYPVSTWLTAELFVKPLVYRFLGQQVPRRPTVRASLARRVTSPMGVTEYVRVKLGRVGERLVATPISRGAAVISSLVRADGLLVVPSGLEGIGEGSEVEVELLRPLSEIQETVVAIGSHDTSLDLMGSFLRRKSGFYLSSAHVGSQGGLLALKRGEAHVAGVHLLDEATGDYNTAYVQKYLGRPALLVLLARREQGFIVPRGNPKNITSFRDLARPDVQYVNRQRGAGTRLLLDYHLKQEGISPAEVQGYRWELFTHLNVAAAVKAGDADAGLGIRSAAQAMDLDFVPVAWEEYELCIPAELEEHPGVQAVLTLLRDPEFLGAVESLGGYDCADSGRIRRV, encoded by the coding sequence ATGAGCAAGCGGCAGATCTACCTGGAATCGCTGCCCCACGACGTAGCCCTGGAGCGGCTGCTCACCGCCCTCGACCAGGCCGGCTGGGGCCCGCAGCGAGAGGTCGTCCCCACCGACAAGGCTCTGGGCCGCATCACCGCGGCACCCGTGCGGGCCCGCATCTCGGCCCCGCACTACAACGCCTCCGCCGTGGACGGCATCGCGGTGAAGGCCAGCGATACCTTCGGCGCCACCGAGACGTCGCCGCTCACCCTGACCATCGGAGAGCAGGCCCACTGGGTCGACACCGGCGACCCCCTGCCGCCCGGCTGCGACGCGGTCATCATGGTGGAGCACGTCAACCTGCTGGACGACGGCCACCACAGCGGCGCCCGCTGCGAGATTCTGGCGCCGGTGGCCCCCTGGCAGGACGTGCGGCAGATCGGCGAGGACGTGGTGGCCACCGAGATCCTGCTGCCGGAGGGGCACACCATCCGGCCCCAGGACATGGGCGCGCTGCTGGCCGCCGGCATCCTGGAGGTACCCGTGGTGCGGAAGCCGGTGGTCACGTTCATCCCGACGGGCACGGAGATCGTCGAGCCGAAGGCCGACCCGGCCCCCGGGGAGATCATCGAGTTCAACTCGCGCGTCATCCTGTCGATGGTGTCCGAGTGGGGCGGCACGCCCGTGCGCGGCCCGATCGTGCGCGACGACTACGACCTGATCCGCCGGACGGTCCGGGAGGCCGTCGCCGGCTCCGACATCGTCATCGTCAACGCCGGCTCCTCCGCCGGCAGCGAGGACTACACCGTCCACGTGCTGAAGGAGCTGGGGCAGGTGCTGGCGCACGGCGTCGCCATCCGCCCCGGCAAGCCCGTGATGCTGGGCCTGATCGACGGCAAGCCCTTCGTCGGCCTGCCCGGCTATCCCGTCTCCACCTGGTTGACGGCCGAGCTCTTTGTGAAGCCGCTGGTCTACCGCTTCCTGGGCCAACAGGTGCCCCGGCGCCCGACGGTGCGGGCCAGCCTGGCCCGCCGGGTAACCTCGCCCATGGGGGTGACGGAGTACGTGCGGGTGAAGCTCGGCCGGGTGGGCGAGCGGCTGGTGGCCACGCCCATCAGCCGGGGCGCCGCTGTCATCTCGTCGCTGGTGCGGGCGGACGGCCTGCTGGTGGTCCCCTCCGGACTGGAGGGCATCGGCGAGGGCAGCGAGGTCGAGGTGGAGCTGCTCCGGCCGCTAAGCGAGATCCAGGAGACCGTGGTGGCCATCGGCTCCCACGACACGTCGCTGGACCTGATGGGCTCCTTCCTGCGCCGGAAGAGCGGCTTCTACCTCTCCAGCGCCCACGTGGGCTCCCAGGGCGGGCTGCTGGCCCTGAAGCGGGGCGAGGCACACGTGGCCGGCGTCCACCTGCTGGACGAGGCCACGGGCGACTACAACACCGCATACGTGCAGAAGTACCTGGGCAGGCCGGCGCTGCTGGTGCTGCTGGCCAGGCGGGAGCAGGGCTTCATCGTGCCCAGGGGCAACCCGAAGAACATCACCTCGTTCCGCGACCTGGCCCGGCCCGACGTGCAATACGTCAACCGGCAGCGGGGCGCCGGCACCCGGCTGCTGCTGGATTACCACCTGAAGCAGGAGGGGATCTCGCCTGCTGAGGTGCAGGGGTACCGCTGGGAGCTGTTCACCCACCTGAACGTCGCCGCGGCCGTGAAGGCGGGCGACGCCGACGCCGGGCTGGGCATCCGGTCCGCCGCGCAGGCGATGGACCTGGACTTCGTCCCGGTGGCCTGGGAGGAGTACGAGCTCTGCATCCCGGCGGAGCTGGAGGAGCACCCTGGGGTTCAAGCGGTGCTGACCCTGCTCCGCGACCCCGAGTTCCTGGGAGCCGTGGAGTCCCTGGGCGGCTACGACTGCGCTGACTCCGGCCGAATCCGCCGGGTCTAG
- the groES gene encoding co-chaperone GroES gives MNIKPLGARVVIKALEKEERTKSGILLPDTAKEKPQQGKVVAVGPGRTLESGSKVELEVKEGDTVIFSKYAGTEVKIDGEEYIILDGERDILAIVQG, from the coding sequence ATGAACATCAAGCCGTTGGGCGCTCGGGTCGTCATCAAGGCGCTCGAGAAGGAAGAGCGTACCAAGAGCGGCATTCTGCTGCCCGACACCGCCAAGGAGAAGCCCCAGCAGGGTAAGGTCGTGGCCGTTGGCCCGGGCCGCACCCTCGAGTCCGGGAGCAAGGTGGAGCTCGAGGTCAAGGAGGGCGACACCGTCATCTTCTCCAAGTATGCCGGCACCGAGGTCAAGATCGACGGCGAGGAGTACATCATCCTGGACGGCGAGCGCGACATTCTCGCCATCGTTCAGGGTTAA
- a CDS encoding HAD family hydrolase encodes MVRAILFDLDETLILDEPVTRAALAEAAALAGPGVDQARLAERAWSEARRLWAEGPYAAYCERIGHSAAEGLWARYDRGEHPAIAGLRAWAPGYRTAAWQAALAAQGIRDDDLARSMVGRFAAARRRYPRYPEVDPLLAALRARGLRLGIVTNGVTDLQRTKLAGSGLEEAFDAVVISGEIDCGKPDPGIFHHILGEMGVPPAEAVMVGDNPGRDVAGGRAAGLRTVWVQRNGRARDPRHPADLECTDLSAILPWLDGLA; translated from the coding sequence TTGGTCAGGGCAATCCTCTTCGACCTGGACGAGACACTGATCCTGGACGAGCCCGTCACGCGGGCGGCGCTGGCCGAGGCGGCCGCCCTCGCGGGGCCGGGCGTCGACCAGGCGCGCCTGGCCGAGCGGGCGTGGTCGGAGGCCCGGCGCCTCTGGGCCGAGGGTCCGTACGCCGCCTACTGCGAGCGGATCGGCCACAGCGCGGCCGAGGGGCTCTGGGCACGCTACGATCGGGGCGAACACCCGGCCATCGCCGGCCTGCGGGCGTGGGCGCCGGGATACCGCACGGCGGCCTGGCAGGCGGCGCTCGCCGCGCAGGGGATCCGCGACGACGACCTGGCGCGGTCCATGGTGGGGCGCTTCGCCGCGGCCCGGCGCCGGTACCCGCGCTATCCCGAGGTCGATCCGCTGCTGGCCGCGCTGCGGGCGCGCGGGCTGCGCCTCGGCATCGTCACCAACGGCGTGACGGACCTGCAGCGGACCAAGCTGGCCGGGTCGGGGCTGGAGGAGGCGTTCGACGCGGTGGTGATCTCCGGCGAGATCGACTGCGGCAAGCCTGACCCGGGCATCTTCCATCATATTCTCGGGGAGATGGGAGTGCCGCCGGCCGAGGCGGTGATGGTGGGCGACAACCCCGGGCGCGACGTGGCCGGCGGTCGGGCCGCCGGCCTGCGCACGGTGTGGGTGCAGCGGAACGGCCGGGCGCGGGATCCCCGCCACCCGGCCGACCTGGAGTGCACGGACCTCTCGGCCATCCTCCCCTGGCTCGACGGGCTCGCCTGA
- a CDS encoding RNA polymerase sigma factor: MEYLQLLRAHQGYLERIALAMLGNRADAEDALQETALAGYRHFDQLRDAHAFGAWIRRILIRQCRQILERRQRSVPVDDLAAYLPDTVPGPDAESTAVWGMVARLSDHLRPVVVLRYMLDMSQQEVAEALGIPVGTVKSRLGKALALLRQMEEAERRAAQ, translated from the coding sequence ATGGAGTACTTACAGTTGCTGCGGGCCCATCAGGGCTATCTGGAGCGGATTGCCCTGGCGATGCTGGGGAACCGGGCCGACGCCGAGGACGCCCTGCAGGAGACGGCTCTGGCCGGGTACCGGCACTTCGACCAACTGCGCGACGCGCACGCCTTCGGCGCCTGGATTCGGCGGATCCTGATCCGGCAGTGCCGGCAGATCCTGGAGCGCAGGCAGCGGTCCGTCCCGGTGGACGACCTGGCGGCCTACCTGCCGGATACGGTCCCGGGGCCGGATGCAGAGTCGACGGCGGTCTGGGGGATGGTGGCGCGCCTCAGCGACCACCTGCGTCCGGTGGTGGTGCTGCGGTACATGCTGGATATGTCGCAGCAGGAGGTGGCCGAGGCCCTGGGCATCCCCGTGGGCACCGTGAAGTCCCGCCTCGGGAAGGCGCTGGCGCTGCTGCGACAGATGGAGGAAGCAGAGAGGAGGGCGGCGCAATGA
- the moaA gene encoding GTP 3',8-cyclase MoaA translates to MIDQWGRKINYMRVSVTDRCNLRCVYCMPLQGVTLGPHHEYLTYEELTRVIKAAVELGIDRIRVTGGEPLVRKDIVKFLAQLKPLGVKDLSLSTNGLLFPKMAKDLKAAGVDRLNISLDTLRPDRFTKIARMPGSPADVLAAVDAALELGMEPVKLNMVVIRGWNDDELADMARLTLDKPIHMRYIEVMPFSEAYTFTWENLVSAAEMRERLLDEFGDLEPVREGVKGNGPAKYWRLPGAKGTVGFISAVTECFCADCNRIRLSADGKINPCLGHVHEVDLKSIIRDPSRTDEDLKNALADAILRKPREHNFDDLESDYKLRVMHGIGG, encoded by the coding sequence ATGATCGATCAGTGGGGCCGGAAGATCAACTACATGCGCGTCTCGGTGACCGACCGCTGCAACCTGCGCTGCGTCTACTGCATGCCCCTCCAGGGCGTGACGCTGGGCCCGCACCACGAGTACCTCACGTACGAGGAGCTCACGCGGGTGATCAAGGCTGCGGTGGAGCTGGGGATCGACCGGATCCGCGTGACGGGCGGCGAGCCCCTGGTGCGCAAGGACATCGTGAAGTTCCTCGCCCAGCTCAAACCCCTGGGCGTGAAGGACCTCTCGCTATCGACCAACGGCCTGCTCTTCCCCAAAATGGCCAAGGACCTGAAGGCCGCGGGCGTCGACCGGCTGAACATCTCGCTGGACACGCTCCGCCCCGACCGGTTCACGAAGATCGCCCGGATGCCCGGCAGCCCGGCCGACGTGCTGGCCGCGGTGGACGCTGCGCTGGAGCTGGGGATGGAGCCGGTGAAGCTCAACATGGTGGTCATCCGCGGCTGGAACGACGACGAGCTGGCCGACATGGCCAGGCTCACCCTGGATAAGCCGATCCACATGCGCTACATCGAGGTCATGCCCTTCTCCGAGGCGTACACCTTCACGTGGGAGAACCTGGTCTCCGCCGCGGAGATGCGGGAGCGGCTCCTGGACGAGTTCGGCGACCTGGAGCCGGTGCGGGAGGGCGTGAAGGGCAACGGACCGGCCAAGTACTGGCGGCTGCCCGGGGCGAAGGGCACGGTGGGCTTCATCTCCGCCGTCACCGAGTGCTTCTGCGCCGACTGCAACCGGATCCGGCTCTCGGCCGACGGCAAGATCAACCCTTGCCTGGGCCACGTCCACGAGGTGGACCTGAAGTCGATCATCCGCGACCCGTCCAGGACAGACGAGGATCTGAAGAACGCCCTGGCCGACGCGATCCTGCGCAAGCCCCGCGAGCACAACTTCGACGACCTGGAGTCGGACTACAAGCTGCGGGTCATGCATGGCATCGGCGGCTAG
- a CDS encoding PHP domain-containing protein, giving the protein MDNLTVAEALYEIADLLEFTGEDPFKVRAYRKAAEAVGLLPEQVADLAGAGRLTRVPGIGKAIAAKIAELVETGRIGYLEELRQAVPPGVLDLTRVPGLGARTAMLLYRRLGVDSLEALELAAREGRLRDLPGLGPRKEAAILEAAARVRRRPDRVSIGVAAPIAEAVVRHLRSHPAVLRAEVAGSVRRRQETVADIDVVIATRDPAAVQAHLDRLPPLPRPVDPVLVPPEAFALTLFERTGSAAHLAELAGAAPPAELAGMAPPAAAEYVRPYAAGAADSPHRSAQDSRVTEESEAADAVVYRTLGLPYIPPELREGGGEVAAARAGRLPRLITVADLRGDLHVHTTASDGTATLAEMAEAARALGHRYLAICDHSQSLAIARGLSPERLRQHIAAIRRLDQGEGFRLLAGAEVDILRDGTLDYPDELLAELDVVVASLHSHLGLPEAEQTERLLRAIHNPHVDIIGHPFGRVIGRREPAALDFDRILEACARTGTALEISASPSRLDLPDRHARLAREAGVKLVINTDAHSVRELELLPYGVGQARRGWVEPQDVINAMDLPELLDWLARPKG; this is encoded by the coding sequence GTGGACAACCTCACCGTGGCCGAGGCCCTGTACGAGATCGCGGACCTGCTGGAGTTCACCGGAGAGGACCCGTTCAAGGTGCGCGCCTACCGGAAGGCCGCCGAGGCCGTCGGCCTGCTGCCCGAACAGGTGGCCGACCTGGCCGGGGCCGGGCGCCTCACCCGGGTGCCCGGCATCGGCAAGGCAATCGCCGCCAAGATCGCCGAGCTGGTGGAGACCGGCCGCATCGGCTATCTGGAGGAGCTGCGGCAGGCGGTACCCCCGGGGGTTCTCGACCTCACCCGCGTGCCGGGCCTCGGCGCCCGCACCGCGATGCTGCTCTACCGGCGGCTGGGCGTGGACAGCCTGGAGGCGCTGGAGCTCGCCGCGCGGGAGGGCCGGCTGCGGGACCTGCCGGGCCTGGGGCCCCGCAAGGAGGCGGCGATCCTCGAGGCGGCGGCCCGCGTCCGCCGGCGGCCCGACCGGGTCTCCATCGGGGTCGCCGCCCCGATCGCAGAGGCCGTGGTGCGTCACCTGCGCAGCCACCCCGCCGTGCTCCGGGCGGAGGTCGCGGGCTCCGTCCGCCGGCGGCAGGAGACGGTGGCGGACATCGACGTGGTGATCGCCACCCGGGACCCCGCCGCCGTCCAGGCCCACCTGGACCGCCTGCCCCCGCTCCCCCGCCCGGTCGACCCGGTGCTGGTGCCGCCCGAGGCGTTCGCCCTGACGCTGTTCGAGCGGACAGGCTCGGCCGCCCACCTGGCCGAGCTGGCCGGCGCGGCCCCGCCGGCGGAGTTGGCAGGCATGGCTCCGCCGGCAGCTGCCGAGTACGTCCGGCCGTACGCCGCCGGAGCCGCAGACAGCCCCCACCGCAGCGCACAAGACTCCCGGGTAACCGAGGAGTCCGAGGCCGCCGACGCCGTCGTCTACCGGACGCTGGGCCTGCCCTATATCCCGCCGGAGCTGCGGGAGGGCGGGGGCGAGGTGGCCGCCGCCCGCGCCGGGCGCCTGCCCCGCCTGATCACCGTGGCAGACCTCCGGGGCGACCTCCACGTGCACACCACCGCCTCAGACGGCACGGCGACGCTGGCGGAGATGGCCGAGGCGGCCCGGGCGTTGGGCCACCGCTACCTCGCCATCTGCGACCACTCCCAGTCGCTGGCCATCGCCCGGGGGCTGAGCCCGGAGCGGCTCAGGCAGCACATCGCCGCCATCCGCCGGCTGGACCAGGGGGAGGGCTTCCGCCTGCTGGCCGGCGCCGAGGTGGACATCCTGCGGGACGGCACCCTCGACTACCCGGACGAGCTGCTGGCGGAGCTGGACGTGGTGGTGGCCTCGCTGCACAGCCACCTGGGGCTGCCCGAGGCGGAGCAGACCGAGCGGCTGCTCCGGGCGATCCACAACCCGCACGTGGACATCATCGGCCACCCCTTCGGCCGGGTCATCGGCCGGCGCGAGCCCGCGGCGCTCGACTTCGACCGCATCCTGGAGGCCTGTGCCCGCACCGGCACGGCGCTGGAGATCTCGGCCAGCCCGTCCCGGCTCGACCTCCCCGACCGGCATGCGCGCCTGGCCCGGGAGGCGGGCGTGAAGCTGGTGATCAACACCGACGCCCACTCCGTACGGGAGCTGGAACTCCTGCCCTACGGCGTCGGGCAGGCCCGCCGGGGCTGGGTGGAGCCGCAGGACGTGATCAACGCCATGGACCTGCCCGAGCTGCTGGACTGGCTCGCGCGTCCGAAGGGCTGA
- the glp gene encoding gephyrin-like molybdotransferase Glp, with product MEFFTLLSVEEARDRWLAAVERRMAAERVAASEAAGRITASPVLSPEELPPFARSSVDGYAVRSADTFGASEGLPAYLTVTAEIPMGQAPTLPLNPGEAQKIATGGALPEGADAVIMVEHTEQSAPDEIAALRPVSPGENVMHRGEDCRAGAELIPAGRLIRAQEAALLSHAGILQVDVVRRPRVAIISTGDELVPADQAPGPGQIRESNGQALSALVLRDGGEPAFLGLAPDDEERILALLRQGMAYDLILISGGSSVGARDLTARLIGRLGEPGVLVHGVKLKPGKPTILAVAGGVPVAGLPGHPVSAQVVYSLFVAPLLRQMQGLPPEPEFRPTVLARLTKNVASTAGRTDVVRVRLFRRDGEVWAEPVHGKSGLISTLVKADGLIVIPSAREGLLAGDTVEVEVLA from the coding sequence ATGGAGTTTTTTACGCTACTGTCCGTCGAGGAGGCCCGGGATCGGTGGCTGGCTGCGGTGGAGCGGCGCATGGCCGCGGAGCGGGTTGCCGCGTCTGAGGCCGCAGGGCGGATCACCGCCTCGCCGGTGCTGTCGCCGGAGGAGCTGCCGCCCTTCGCCCGGAGCAGCGTGGACGGCTACGCCGTCCGCTCGGCCGACACCTTCGGCGCCTCCGAGGGGCTCCCGGCCTACCTCACCGTCACCGCCGAGATCCCGATGGGTCAGGCGCCGACGCTGCCGCTGAACCCCGGCGAGGCGCAGAAGATCGCCACCGGCGGCGCACTGCCGGAGGGGGCAGACGCGGTGATCATGGTGGAGCACACCGAGCAGTCGGCGCCTGACGAAATCGCGGCGCTGCGGCCCGTCTCGCCGGGCGAGAACGTGATGCACCGGGGCGAGGACTGCCGGGCCGGCGCGGAGCTGATCCCCGCCGGGCGGCTGATCCGGGCGCAGGAGGCAGCGCTGCTCAGCCACGCCGGCATCCTGCAGGTGGACGTGGTGCGGCGTCCCCGGGTGGCTATCATCTCCACCGGCGACGAGCTGGTTCCCGCCGATCAGGCCCCGGGCCCCGGCCAGATCCGGGAGTCCAACGGCCAGGCGCTCTCCGCCCTGGTGCTGCGGGACGGCGGCGAGCCCGCGTTCCTGGGCCTCGCCCCCGACGACGAGGAGCGGATCCTCGCCCTCCTCAGGCAGGGCATGGCGTACGACCTCATCCTGATCTCCGGCGGCTCCAGCGTGGGCGCCCGGGACCTCACCGCCCGCCTGATCGGACGGCTGGGCGAGCCGGGCGTGCTCGTGCACGGCGTGAAGCTGAAGCCCGGTAAGCCGACGATCCTGGCCGTGGCCGGGGGCGTGCCCGTGGCCGGGCTCCCCGGCCACCCCGTGAGCGCACAGGTGGTCTACAGCCTCTTCGTGGCGCCGCTGCTCCGGCAGATGCAGGGACTGCCGCCCGAGCCGGAGTTCCGGCCCACCGTTCTGGCGCGGCTGACCAAGAACGTGGCGTCGACGGCCGGCCGCACCGACGTGGTGCGGGTGCGGCTCTTCCGGCGGGACGGCGAGGTCTGGGCCGAGCCGGTGCACGGCAAGTCCGGCCTCATCTCGACACTGGTGAAGGCCGACGGGTTGATCGTGATCCCCTCCGCCCGGGAGGGGCTGCTGGCCGGCGATACGGTGGAAGTGGAGGTCCTGGCATGA